A DNA window from Centroberyx gerrardi isolate f3 chromosome 3, fCenGer3.hap1.cur.20231027, whole genome shotgun sequence contains the following coding sequences:
- the pdgfba gene encoding platelet-derived growth factor beta polypeptide a produces the protein MRSWVLLLLLAALSAARLRLGSAEGDPLPPSLVDLVRNSPISSVEDLKLLLQQETNSTEEEEDEHDILTNHTHGRYTRSLVEAQPAQQAVCKVRTEVTEVTRAMLDRRNANFMLWPPCVEVQRCSGCCNTRLLQCVPTVTATRYLQVIKIQYINKNAHYDKAIISVEDHVSCRCQAASSSSSSSSSSSSSSSPSVPVPRSSVQANPNPPPPPPQQPPPSPHLPLALPRAVHPAPPKSHASKADLHRHDDLKHNQQRYHPEEREPVARQWQQGRYTQLAHWTPPRVHQAAAHPAVGGGGPVGSWPSEARAEQGAQQLPREGGHGSGFEGGREEGGVRASHGAGELHHPDHAQRQQQLLQYQQQQQYQQQYQYHQQHQHYPQQPYQQYNRGPSAEDQELRTQYRLNAAQSDSASPPGNPTQSPNQKSEQNTSPPVPANHKDSAVELTSDNRQKDTEGTNHKQTEAETANRKEGNEREETGSANSGDAAGAELANQEKDSKLTNGERPFTEERRQKLLDIVQKEPDQQTHHQHHPHPADHHHPQHRPKPTALKTAIPTLAPSSPSARRAPFRPASPRRRRKHRSRISKAAIRAMIM, from the exons ggggATCCTCTCCCTCCGTCGCTGGTCGACTTGGTGAGGAACTCTCCAATCTCCTCTGTAGAAGACCTGAAGttactgctgcagcaggagaCCAACtctacag aagaggaagaagatgagcaTGATATTCTTACAAACCACACCCATGGCCGATACACCAGGAGTCTTG tGGAGGCGCAGCCGGCCCAGCAGGCGGTGTGCAAGGTTCGGACGGAGGTGACGGAGGTGACGAGGGCCATGCTGGACCGCCGCAACGCCAACTTCATGCTGTGGCCGCCCTGCGTGGAGGTGCAGCGCTGCTCCGGCTGCTGCAACACCAGGCTGCTGCAGTGCGTCCCCACTGTCACCGCCACCAGATACCTGCAG GTGATAAAGATCCAGTACATAAACAAGAACGCTCACTATGACAAAGCGATCATCTCAGTGGAAGACCACGTCAGCTGCAGGTGCCaagctgcctcctcctcctcttcctcctcctcctcctcctcctcctcttcctccccgtcCGTCCCTGTCCCTCGTTCGTCCGTCCAGGCCAACCCcaaccctcctccccctcccccgcaGCAGCCACCCCCGTCCCCCCACCTGCCCCTGGCCCTCCCCCGGGCCGTCCACCCCGCTCCGCCCAAGAGCCACGCCTCCAAGGCCGACCTTCACCGCCACGACGACCTGAAGCACAACCAGCAGCGCTACCACCCCGAGGAGCGCGAGCCGGTGGCGAGGCAGTGGCAGCAGGGCAGGTACACCCAGCTGGCGCACTGGACGCCGCCAAGGGTGCACCAGGCGGCGGCGCACCCGGCCGTCGGAGGGGGCGGGCCGGTCGGCAGCTGGCCGTCGGAGGCGAGGGCGGAGCAGGGCGCCCAGCAGCTGCCCAGGGAGGGCGGGCACGGGAGCGGATTTGAGGGGGGCAGGGAGGAAGGCGGCGTGCGCGCATCACACGGCGCCGGGGAGCTACATCATCCGGATCATGCgcagaggcagcagcagttGTTACagtatcagcagcagcagcagtatcagcAGCAGTATCAGTATCACCAACAACACCAACATTACCCACAGCAGCCGTATCAGCAGTACAACCGCGGCCCGTCAGCGGAGGACCAGGAGCTGAGGACGCAATACCGACTCAACGCTGCCCAATCAGACAGCGCCTCCCCGCCCGGCAACCCGACCCAGTCGCCCAATCAGAAATCAGAACAGAACACCAGTCCTCCAGTCCCCGCCAATCACAAGGACTCAGCCGTAGAGCTGACCAGTGACAACAGGCAAAAAGATACAGAGGGAACAAatcacaaacagacagaggctGAAACAGCCAATCGTAAAGAAGGGAACGAGAGGGAGGAAACTGGGTCGGCCAATAGCGGGGACGCGGCCGGGGCAGAGCTGGCCAATCAGGAAAAGGACTCTAAATTGACCAATGGGGAGCGTCCtttcacagaggagaggagacagaaactTCTAGATATTGTACAGAAAGAACCGGATCAACAAacacatcatcagcatcatcctcatcctgctgaccatcatcatcctcagcaCAGACCAAAGCCGACCGCACTCAAAACAG ctatCCCTACACTGGCCCCCAGCTCGCCCTcggcccgccgggccccgttccgACCGGCCTCGCCTCGCCGCAGGAGGAAACACCGCAGCCGCATCAGTAAAGCAGCCATCAGAGCCATGATCATGTAG